One Oncorhynchus masou masou isolate Uvic2021 chromosome 2, UVic_Omas_1.1, whole genome shotgun sequence genomic region harbors:
- the LOC135553356 gene encoding myoblast determination protein 1 homolog 1 produces MELPDIPFPITSPDDFYDDPCFNTSDMHFFEDLDPRLVHVGLLKPDDHHHKEDEHIRAPSGHHQAGRCLLWACKACKRKTTNADRRKAATMRERRRLSKVNDAFETLKRCTSTNPNQRLPKVDILRNAISYIESLQGLLRGAGQEGNYYPVMDHYSGDSDASSPRSNCSDGMMDFNGQSCPPRRRNKYDSTYFNEAPNDSRHKKNSVISSLDCLSNIVERITTDTSVCPAVQDGSEGSSPCSPGDGSIASENGAPIPSPINCVPALHDPNTIYQVL; encoded by the exons ATGGAGTTGCCGGATATTCCTTTTCCTATAACCTCTCCAGATGACTTCTACGACGACCCTTGCTTCAACACCAGCGACATGCATTTCTTTGAGGACCTGGACCCGAGACTCGTTCATGTGGGTCTCCTCAAGCCGGACGACCACCATCACAAAGAGGACGAGCACATCCGGGCACCAAGTGGGCACCACCAGGCCGGCAGGTGCCTCCTGTGGGCCTGCAAAGCCTGCAAGAGGAAGACCACCAATGCTGATCGCAGGAAAGCGGCTACCATGCGGGAAAGAAGGCGACTGAGCAAGGTGAACGACGCCTTCGAGACACTGAAGAGATGTACGTCTACTAACCCAAACCAGAGGCTGCCCAAAGTAGATATCCTGCGGAATGCCATCAGCTATATTGAGTCTCTCCAAGGCCTGCTTCGTGGGGCCGGACAGGAGGGCAACTATTACCCGGTGATGGATCACTATAGCGGGGACTCGGATGCGTCCAGTCCCCGCTCCAACTGCTCAGACGGAATG ATGGATTTCAATGGTCAGTCTTGTCCACCAAGACGGAGAAACAAGTATGATAGCACCTACTTCAACGAAGCACCAAATG ATTCCAGACACAAGAAGAACTCTGTTATTTCCAGTTTGGACTGCCTGTCAAACATCGTGGAGCGCATCACCACGGATACCTCTGTCTGTCCCGCTGTTCAGGACGGTTCCGAGGGTAGTAGCCCCTGTTCTCCCGGGGATGGTTCCATAGCAAGTGAGAACGGAGCCCCCATCCCGTCCCCGATCAACTGCGTCCCCGCCTTACATGACCCAAACACCATCTACCAGGTGTTGTGA